From a region of the Leptospira montravelensis genome:
- a CDS encoding zinc ribbon domain-containing protein, protein MDFLLYLYCLLFGIILVTPFLVFYYRFRLDESPFGKDEGAYLKPFTEKKNNLLDSLKDIRSDFDSGKLTEEEFQTQSLPYIEALDSLEAELIDKKANVATLPTPKINENWTCANCGSFVAVPNAKFCPNCGTSRLA, encoded by the coding sequence ATGGATTTTCTCTTATATCTGTATTGTTTGCTATTTGGAATCATTCTGGTTACGCCTTTTTTAGTCTTTTATTACAGATTCCGACTGGATGAATCACCCTTTGGTAAAGATGAAGGAGCTTATCTAAAACCCTTTACAGAAAAGAAAAACAATTTGTTGGATTCACTGAAAGACATTCGTTCTGACTTTGATTCGGGCAAATTAACAGAAGAAGAATTCCAAACCCAATCCCTTCCCTATATTGAAGCTTTGGATTCTTTAGAAGCAGAACTAATAGATAAAAAGGCAAATGTGGCAACTCTTCCCACTCCCAAAATCAACGAGAATTGGACTTGTGCCAACTGTGGTTCGTTTGTTGCTGTTCCTAATGCAAAGTTTTGTCCCAATTGTGGAACAAGTCGTTTAGCTTAA
- a CDS encoding ABC transporter ATP-binding protein, giving the protein MKIYRKLWPYLAKYKYRLSIGIFLSIFVSIFNGASLTSLIPIFDSLGTGENYKFQIALTKKDQTLLSEYNKPNQLEGLKYWEWQFANLKQKTNEELVDKKPDDLVYLFCLIILPIYFLKLLCLAGTVYFVNSAGLLAVSDLRQALYKKLQVLPLNEFYREKTGVLMSRVINDVDIVGKVVSNDLKDAINDFFYIVTHLIILLVLSWKLFFLLFIVIPLIVGPVSTFADRIRRTTKNQQEQLSELNGDLQEVISGIRVIRAFSMEDKEADRFFKVNQNLSDKTFKTHFYHQIGPALTELSGSVVTMVFLGIGAYLLEDASFSKGMFIAFFLTLIFLMRPLKQMSILVNLIQASVIASDRVFEILGRNVDIKEPEVPNPLGPLSTSIEYKNVSYLYPNTDIYALKHINLSLPRGGTIAIVGSSGAGKSTLVDLLPRLIDPSEGGIFWDGVNAKDISLDNLRQRIGVVSQNIFLFNGSIRENIAFGKPDASEDEVRRAAEDAFASEFIEAFEEGYDTIVGERGVMLSGGQRQRISIARTLLANPEVLILDEATSALDTESERLIQQAFVRLYENKTVIIIAHRLSTVKIADTIYYLENGEIVESGSHSDLLKNQNSKYKRLYDMQFSGSN; this is encoded by the coding sequence GTGAAGATTTACCGAAAACTCTGGCCATACTTGGCAAAATACAAATACAGACTCAGTATTGGTATATTTCTGTCTATATTTGTTTCCATATTCAATGGGGCCTCCCTCACGTCTCTGATTCCTATTTTTGATTCCTTGGGTACTGGTGAAAATTACAAGTTCCAAATTGCTCTTACCAAAAAAGACCAAACCTTACTTTCAGAATACAACAAACCAAACCAACTCGAGGGACTTAAATACTGGGAATGGCAATTTGCCAATCTCAAACAAAAAACAAACGAAGAACTAGTTGATAAAAAACCTGATGATTTGGTATATCTATTTTGTTTAATCATCCTACCTATTTACTTTTTGAAACTTCTTTGTCTTGCGGGAACGGTTTACTTTGTCAATTCTGCAGGTTTACTTGCTGTCAGTGATCTCAGACAAGCTCTCTATAAAAAACTGCAGGTATTACCTTTAAATGAGTTCTATCGTGAAAAGACCGGTGTGCTTATGAGCCGGGTGATCAATGATGTGGATATTGTTGGAAAAGTAGTTTCAAATGATCTAAAAGATGCGATTAATGATTTCTTTTATATAGTCACTCATTTGATCATCTTACTTGTATTAAGTTGGAAATTGTTTTTTTTATTATTTATTGTAATTCCGTTGATTGTAGGACCTGTCAGTACATTCGCTGATCGAATCAGGCGAACCACAAAAAACCAACAAGAACAGTTATCTGAATTGAATGGGGACCTTCAGGAAGTAATTTCTGGAATTCGAGTGATCCGAGCATTTTCAATGGAAGATAAAGAAGCCGATCGATTTTTTAAAGTAAATCAAAACCTTTCTGATAAAACTTTTAAAACACATTTTTACCACCAAATAGGTCCCGCCTTGACAGAGTTATCTGGCTCTGTTGTGACTATGGTATTTTTAGGAATAGGTGCTTACTTATTAGAAGATGCAAGTTTTTCAAAAGGGATGTTTATTGCTTTTTTTCTAACCTTAATTTTTTTGATGCGCCCGTTAAAACAGATGAGTATTCTTGTGAATTTAATCCAAGCATCTGTCATAGCAAGTGATCGTGTATTTGAAATTTTGGGAAGAAATGTGGACATTAAGGAACCAGAAGTCCCAAATCCTTTGGGACCACTTTCTACCTCCATCGAATATAAAAACGTTTCTTATTTATATCCTAATACAGATATTTATGCACTGAAACATATCAATCTTAGTTTGCCCCGTGGTGGAACCATCGCGATTGTTGGTTCTTCTGGAGCCGGTAAATCAACGTTAGTTGACCTTTTGCCGAGATTAATCGATCCAAGTGAAGGTGGTATTTTTTGGGACGGTGTAAATGCAAAAGATATCAGTTTAGATAATTTACGCCAACGCATCGGAGTGGTTTCGCAAAATATCTTTTTATTTAACGGTTCAATTCGTGAAAATATTGCTTTCGGAAAACCTGACGCATCTGAGGACGAAGTGAGACGAGCTGCTGAAGATGCCTTTGCCTCTGAGTTTATAGAAGCCTTTGAAGAAGGATATGATACCATCGTTGGTGAACGCGGAGTAATGTTGTCGGGTGGTCAAAGACAAAGGATTTCAATTGCAAGAACTCTACTTGCCAATCCGGAAGTTTTAATTTTGGATGAGGCAACCTCGGCCTTAGACACTGAATCTGAACGTCTTATCCAGCAAGCATTTGTTAGATTGTATGAAAACAAAACAGTTATCATCATTGCTCACCGTTTATCTACTGTCAAAATTGCAGATACAATTTACTATTTAGAAAACGGTGAAATCGTAGAAAGTGGAAGCCATTCTGATTTATTAAAAAACCAAAACTCTAAATACAAACGTTTGTATGATATGCAGTTTTCTGGCTCAAATTAA
- a CDS encoding ABC transporter substrate-binding protein, with amino-acid sequence MRTLSLVFFLLSLTFCQKETPHFDLKIALPSDPAHLDPLFLTDLSGQKLAKFLHQGLFTREKNGFISPWILSYKKLPHPKNEVWRFHLHSHAPSLSDIEYSLSRLIFETYPRKGDYQFLVSIRLSAENQIDLEFKQGTKETEWKEKLSLPFASIIGKEEWEKGILKSYGIYKLITWKKNEFLDLELQSETDLEFPKKIRFLILPQSTTSLFLYKKHQLDAFKLTDFLLSLPEANSEFTLTKRGRSVQYVAINQNNPCFDIHFRKALNLAIPRELIIQKLLENHADFTYGPVPFIYLDKIQKEPNKFKEKYDKDLAIDELKKSSCFSKIKNTKLEFRMRGDDENQAKGRAIKQTLEEIGLKIQIKPMEKAPLYKENGEGKGDLTLLTWYSDFDSIWNFLDPLFHPNKVGNGGNRAFYKNAEVGKILDQPFKNDKDAVKVIEWIREDKPWIFLWSIQENYLVSKDFLRYNALVDFL; translated from the coding sequence ATGAGAACCTTATCCCTTGTTTTCTTTCTCTTGTCCCTCACTTTTTGCCAAAAGGAAACTCCCCATTTTGACTTAAAAATCGCTCTTCCCTCTGATCCAGCGCATTTGGATCCCCTATTCCTGACTGATTTGTCAGGTCAAAAATTAGCAAAGTTCCTACACCAAGGACTATTCACTCGAGAGAAAAATGGTTTTATTTCTCCTTGGATTCTTTCCTACAAAAAACTTCCACACCCAAAAAATGAAGTCTGGCGCTTCCATCTTCATTCCCATGCGCCTAGTCTTTCCGATATCGAATACAGTTTATCCCGTTTAATTTTTGAAACCTATCCCAGAAAAGGAGACTATCAGTTCTTAGTCTCTATTCGTTTGTCAGCTGAAAACCAAATCGATTTAGAATTTAAACAAGGAACCAAAGAAACAGAGTGGAAAGAAAAACTAAGTTTGCCATTTGCTTCCATCATTGGGAAAGAGGAATGGGAAAAAGGGATTTTAAAGTCTTACGGAATATACAAACTCATCACATGGAAAAAAAATGAGTTTTTAGACTTAGAGTTACAAAGTGAAACAGATCTTGAGTTCCCTAAAAAAATTAGGTTCTTGATTTTACCGCAATCCACCACTTCCTTATTTTTATACAAAAAACATCAACTAGATGCATTCAAACTTACAGACTTTCTACTTTCCTTACCCGAAGCTAATTCCGAATTCACTCTAACAAAAAGAGGAAGGTCTGTTCAGTATGTTGCAATCAACCAGAACAATCCATGTTTTGATATTCATTTTCGTAAAGCGCTCAATTTAGCAATCCCCCGCGAACTGATCATTCAGAAATTATTAGAAAACCATGCCGATTTCACTTATGGACCCGTTCCTTTTATTTACTTGGATAAAATCCAGAAGGAACCAAATAAATTTAAAGAAAAATATGATAAAGATCTAGCGATAGACGAGTTAAAAAAATCTTCCTGTTTTTCAAAAATCAAAAATACCAAATTAGAATTTCGAATGCGAGGTGATGATGAAAACCAAGCAAAAGGAAGAGCCATCAAACAAACGCTAGAGGAAATTGGACTAAAGATCCAAATTAAACCTATGGAAAAAGCTCCCTTATACAAAGAAAATGGAGAAGGCAAAGGAGACCTTACATTACTCACTTGGTATTCCGATTTTGATTCGATATGGAATTTTTTAGATCCACTCTTTCATCCGAATAAAGTTGGTAATGGGGGGAACCGCGCTTTCTATAAAAATGCAGAGGTAGGTAAAATTCTGGACCAACCTTTCAAAAATGATAAGGATGCCGTTAAAGTCATCGAATGGATCCGAGAAGACAAA